One stretch of Deltaproteobacteria bacterium DNA includes these proteins:
- the selB gene encoding selenocysteine-specific translation elongation factor, which produces MPVIMGTAGHIDHGKTTLIKALTGINCDRLAEEQKRGITIELGFAFLDLKPGLRLGIIDVPGHERFVKNMVAGAAGIDFVVLVIAADEGIMPQTREHLDICVLLGVEQGLVALTKADMVDKDWLEMVQEEVAEYLEGSFLAGAPIIPVSAHTGAGLEELKAELVRMTEEFRPRRRSDLFRLPVDRVFTMRGHGTVVTGTSFSGTVAAGDEMEVYPRGLRSKVRSLQAHGEASERVTAGQRTAVNLYGLEVQDLERGDILAAPGSLFPSPVWDLELDYLASAGRSLKNRTQIHFHHGTREVLARIYLLDRDILEPGDRVVCQVRFEEPLTGVFGDRCIVRSFSPLQTIGGARIINPLGRKVKRFSKGVENLKKLAELHGPELVAAQLELSGPQGLTFAQLRIMTDMESKELERTLQQMGGRQEAFLFDRDQRKYVAGTVVRDLGQGLVDYLAGYHRRQPMRQGLGRGELESAWAKGLDQKLVHFLIERQARDEAVVVEQDLIRLPDHRVSLASDVAKARQSILDAFSAGGLTPPTLKVVLADLSLTPKEAGPILRVLQEAGELIKINEDLYFTATAIEGLVQTIRDFFADHEAMEPSDFKDLTGLSRKFAIPLLEYLDKSRITMRVGDRRMLRGV; this is translated from the coding sequence ATGCCAGTCATCATGGGCACGGCCGGACACATCGACCACGGCAAGACAACTCTGATCAAGGCCCTGACGGGCATAAACTGCGACCGTCTGGCCGAGGAGCAGAAGCGTGGCATCACCATTGAGCTGGGCTTCGCCTTTCTGGATCTGAAACCCGGGTTGCGGCTGGGAATCATCGACGTGCCGGGGCATGAGCGGTTCGTGAAGAATATGGTGGCCGGGGCCGCCGGGATCGATTTCGTGGTCCTGGTCATTGCCGCGGACGAGGGCATCATGCCTCAGACCAGGGAGCATCTGGACATCTGTGTTCTGCTGGGCGTGGAGCAGGGTCTGGTGGCTCTGACCAAGGCAGACATGGTGGACAAGGACTGGTTGGAGATGGTCCAGGAGGAGGTGGCCGAATACCTGGAGGGTTCATTCCTGGCCGGTGCGCCTATCATCCCAGTCTCGGCCCACACCGGGGCCGGGCTTGAGGAATTGAAGGCCGAGTTGGTCCGGATGACGGAGGAATTCCGGCCCAGGAGGCGATCCGACCTTTTTCGCCTGCCCGTGGACCGGGTTTTCACTATGCGTGGCCACGGCACGGTGGTCACGGGAACCAGCTTTTCGGGCACGGTGGCCGCAGGCGATGAAATGGAGGTCTATCCCAGGGGGCTTCGAAGCAAGGTTCGGTCCCTGCAGGCCCACGGCGAGGCCTCGGAACGGGTCACGGCCGGCCAGCGAACGGCCGTCAATCTCTATGGTTTGGAGGTCCAGGATCTGGAGCGGGGCGACATCCTGGCCGCCCCGGGGAGCCTGTTTCCAAGTCCGGTCTGGGACCTAGAGCTGGACTATTTGGCCTCGGCCGGGAGGAGTCTCAAGAACAGGACCCAAATCCACTTCCACCACGGCACCCGTGAGGTTTTGGCCCGGATCTATCTTCTGGACCGGGACATTCTGGAGCCCGGGGATCGGGTCGTCTGCCAGGTCCGGTTCGAAGAACCCCTGACCGGAGTGTTCGGTGATCGCTGCATCGTCCGGTCCTTCTCTCCTTTGCAGACCATCGGCGGGGCCAGAATCATCAACCCCCTGGGCCGCAAGGTGAAGCGGTTCTCCAAGGGGGTGGAGAACCTCAAAAAGCTGGCCGAGCTGCATGGCCCCGAGCTTGTGGCCGCCCAGTTGGAGCTATCCGGGCCCCAGGGCCTGACTTTTGCCCAGCTCCGGATCATGACCGACATGGAGTCCAAGGAATTGGAGCGGACCCTGCAGCAGATGGGCGGACGCCAGGAGGCCTTTCTGTTCGACCGCGACCAGCGCAAGTACGTGGCCGGGACCGTGGTCCGGGACTTGGGGCAGGGTCTGGTGGATTATCTGGCCGGATACCACCGGCGACAGCCCATGCGCCAGGGCCTGGGCCGAGGTGAACTGGAATCGGCTTGGGCCAAGGGCCTGGACCAGAAGCTGGTGCATTTTCTTATCGAACGTCAGGCCCGGGACGAGGCCGTGGTCGTGGAGCAGGACCTGATCCGGCTTCCGGACCACCGGGTGTCCCTGGCCTCTGACGTGGCCAAGGCCAGACAATCCATTCTGGACGCGTTCTCGGCCGGGGGGCTGACTCCGCCGACCCTCAAGGTGGTTCTGGCCGATCTCTCCCTGACACCCAAGGAGGCCGGGCCGATTCTCCGGGTCCTTCAGGAAGCCGGAGAATTGATCAAGATCAACGAGGATCTCTACTTCACGGCCACGGCCATCGAAGGCCTCGTGCAGACCATCCGGGATTTCTTCGCCGATCACGAGGCCATGGAACCATCCGATTTCAAGGACCTGACCGGACTGTCGCGCAAGTTCGCCATCCCTCTCCTGGAGTATCTGGACAAATCCAGGATCACCATGCGGGTCGGGGATCGGAGAATGCTCAGAGGCGTGTAG